Proteins co-encoded in one Medicago truncatula cultivar Jemalong A17 chromosome 8, MtrunA17r5.0-ANR, whole genome shotgun sequence genomic window:
- the LOC112417427 gene encoding uncharacterized protein: MTLWSMWKSRNAKLWESTNTSPSYIVTRAKDTLNEWSCMQRAKAPIQNTNSEHAWTKPPVGMIKCNVDASAFDNNSVMGYGMCFRDSMGVLLLGKSDFYYSSATVLEAESLGLLDAIKVAISHGMCDIMFETDSKILSDAIATTTIPINEFGDLVTQCRRLLLNRPDFVVSYVRRQANRIAHSIARASLSHPSPHIFHHVTPTLYPLIFNEMN, from the coding sequence ATGACCCTTTGGAGCATGTGGAAAAGTCGTAATGCCAAGCTATGGGAGTCTACAAATACCTCTCCCTCATATATAGTCACTCGCGCAAAGGACACACTAAATGAATGGAGTTGTATGCAACGAGCAAAGGCACCAATCCAGAACACAAATTCAGAGCACGCTTGGACCAAACCACCTGTTGGCATGATCAAATGTAATGTAGATGCATCTGCTTTCGACAATAACTCTGTTATGGGGTATGGTATGTGTTTCCGTGACTCTATGGGTGTATTATTACTTGGCAAATCAGACTTCTACTACTCATCAGCCACTGTTTTAGAGGCCGAGTCTTTAGGCCTTCTAGATGCTATCAAAGTGGCTATCTCACATGGAATGTGTGACATCATGTTTGAGACCGATTCAAAAATCTTATCTGATGCTATTGCCACCACCACTATTCCCATCAACGAGTTCGGTGATCTTGTAACTCAATGTAGAAGGTTACTTCTTAATAGACCCGACTTTGTAGTGTCGTATGTTAGGAGGCAAGCAAATAGAATTGCTCATAGTATTGCTAGAGCATCACTATCTCACCCTAGCCCCCATATCTTTCATCATGTAACACCTACTTTGTATCcgttaatttttaatgaaatgaattaa